A DNA window from Zingiber officinale cultivar Zhangliang chromosome 3A, Zo_v1.1, whole genome shotgun sequence contains the following coding sequences:
- the LOC122050885 gene encoding uncharacterized protein LOC122050885, whose protein sequence is MAKSRRHAADRLLGRAAGTDLPDLTEEEVLWPIGDSSRWRRADPDRASCDGEVDRCARPAVASSAPVEVPVWPSFLRDRPSGRAEIEEEEPTKGDWMPPHEYLARSKGRSVAMSVMEGAGRTLKGRDMSRVRDAVWSWTGFNG, encoded by the coding sequence ATGGCCAAGTCGCGAAGACACGCTGCAGACCGCCTCCTGGGCCGCGCCGCCGGGACCGACCTCCCAGACCTCACTGAGGAGGAGGTCTTATGGCCCATCGGCGACTCCTCCAGGTGGCGCCGGGCCGATCCCGACCGCGCCAGCTGTGACGGGGAGGTCGACCGGTGCGCTCGTCCCGCCGTCGCATCCTCGGCACCGGTAGAGGTGCCGGTCTGGCCCAGTTTCCTCCGCGATCGTCCCTCCGGTCGGGCGGAGATCGAGGAGGAGGAACCGACGAAGGGTGATTGGATGCCGCCGCACGAGTACCTGGCGAGGTCCAAAGGGCGGAGCGTTGCGATGTCGGTGATGGAAGGCGCCGGCCGGACACTGAAGGGCCGGGACATGAGCCGAGTTCGGGACGCGGTCTGGAGTTGGACCGGATTCAACGGTTGA